The proteins below are encoded in one region of Dama dama isolate Ldn47 chromosome 21, ASM3311817v1, whole genome shotgun sequence:
- the POLR2K gene encoding DNA-directed RNA polymerases I, II, and III subunit RPABC4, with the protein MDTQKDVQPPKQQPMIYICGECHTENEIKSRDPIRCRECGYRIMYKKRTKRLVVFDAR; encoded by the exons ATGGACACCCAAAAGGACGTTCAACCCCCAAAGCAGCAGCCAATGATATATATCTGTGGAG aatgtcacacagaaaatgaaataaagtcaaGGGATCCAATCCGATGCAGAGAATGTGGATACAGAATAATGTACAAGAAAAGGACTAAAAGAT TGGTGGTTTTTGATGCTCGGTGA
- the FBXO43 gene encoding F-box only protein 43, with protein MRTGCVGAEGCRASQVGEGVRGGRGGPQSVESWPALLESPVCLEGLLAACCGGLARTRVPRCGGGAEGGKAGTELTAQAWPGFCGVAGGGAARGGAVTQGGQFKPKEGKGGGPTRTRRGGCHSRASLGTRPRLLGGARAAAAHRSPPGESARWARPPRGPQVGGSGDARCVRAAGLWASPAPHPLSFPGAATREAPRRGLPSSCSGSRRGPPVLGPSAASWGPGAGPASLSQPGLGRARGRTSGLVDAPRGGPYVTLASKNSRFTDETEILKMSERHSGQAGAGAGNEVDSPVVRVKSSSFGDLCSTSSFQDSGYSELLKSCSFDNTDKELFGKKERGSTLIHEHPETSSLALTHSLESPTQRKRFVFLRKENDKTPELCETPKVSGKKHLLRRRLDISFSLLDRDFESQNSSLESSTSQVPNLEKNIPSSASGFPRQDNFSSSVTSTLRTEEVTSSSQKLRLNFSQQKTSTVDDSKDDYGLFEVECISPIQGSNFKDSITHDFSDSSLCINNENTYPELLGFSVGGTSCRTDEDIFVTPISNLVPSVKFNASRRFSPSAGVRRNISTPEDSGFNSLCLDKSEDSLSEQEGSFQELFQKHKGTLKVRDTIKKSRRLGRLRRLSTLREQGSQSETEEENQTYLSSSESTPATASDISESQLSSDNKCEDLSFKNLSKTPALQLVHELFMKSKRKRFQQNGAHELLEERDGGKIAILQRVLAGLIGKKMGIEKLDILTELKYRNLKHVLAMVLDSLTAESLCSVWKVSRNWREIIVQDKKANRRRKLHITQLKTDSEGAILNVEDAATRLHLLNRSALRSVQAQARTPGFQKEQASTFSPWGEVLTPIANSSVTHLSSKQEEYVKVAKTLFIDEALKPCPRCQSPAKYQPYKKRGLCSRTACGFDFCVLCLCAYHGSEECSRGAAKPRNRKDVLPGSAQSKRNLKRL; from the exons ATGCGCACAGGATGTGTGGGGGCCGAAGGGTGCCGGGCCAGTCAGGTGGGTGAGGGTGTTCGGGGCGGCCGCGGTGGGCCACAGTCGGTTGAGTCCTGGCCAGCCCTGCTTGAGAGTCCGGTGTGCCTGGAGGGGCTCCTGGCTGCCTGTTGCGG cggttTAGCACGCACGCGGGTGCCTCGGTGCGGTGGGGGCGCGGAGGGCGGGAAAGCGGGGACTGAACTCACGGCGCAGGCCTGGCCGGGGTTCTGCGGGGTCGCGGGCGGCGGTGCGGCGCGGGGAGGGGCGGTTACTCAGGGCGGGCAGTTCAAACCGAAGGAGGGAAAAGGCGGCGGCCCCACGCGGACCCGGCGTGGAGGTTGCCATAGCCGAGCATCCCTGGGGACGAGGCCGCGGCTCCTCGGCGGCGCTCGGGCGGCTGCGGCCCACAGATCTCCGCCCGGCGAGTCGGCGCGGTGGGCGCGGCCGCCCCGGGGCCCCCAGGTGGGCGGGAGCGGGGACGCCAGGTGTGTGAGGGCGGCCGGCCTCTGGGCGTCCCCAGCCCCGCACCCGCTCAGCTTCCCAGGGGCCGCGACGAGAGAGGCGCCCCGACGCGGTTTGCCTTCCTCTTGCTCTGGGTCCAGGCGAGGCCCGCCCGTCCTCGGCCCGTCGGCGGCttcctggggccctggggccGGCCCGGCCTCCCTCAGCCAGCCCGGCCTGGGGAGGGCCCGCGGACGGACGAGCGGCCTGGTTGACGCCCCCCGGGGAGGCC CCTACGTAACGTTGGCGTCTAAGAACTCAAGATTTACTGATG AAACAGAGATTTTGAAGATGTCAGAAAGGCATTCAGGTCAAGCCGGcgctggagcaggaaatgaggtGGACTCTCCTGTTGTCAGGGTCAAGTCCTCCAGCTTTGGAGACCTTTGTTCCACATCTTCTTTTCAAGATAGTGGCTACAGTGAGCTGTTAAAATCGTGCAGCTTTGATAATACAGATAAagaattatttggaaaaaaagaaagaggctcAACATTGATCCACGAACATCCTGAAACTTCAAGTTTGGCCTTAACCCATAGTTTAGAGTCTCCCACTCAAAGAAAGAGATTTGTCTTCCTCAGGAAGGAAAATGATAAAACCCCAGAACTGTGTGAAACTCCTAAAGTCAGTGGAAAAAAGCATTTGCTGCGCAGAAGATTGGACATATCTTTCTCTCTTCTAGACAGGGACTTTGAATCACAAAACAGTTCCCTCGAAAGTAGTACAAGCCAAGTtcccaatttagaaaaaaatattccaagcAGTGCTTCAGGCTTTCCAAGGCAAGATAATTTTAGTTCTTCAGTTACTAGCACTTTGAGAACAGAAGAAGTAACTTCCAGCAGTCAAAAATTGagacttaatttttctcaacagaaGACTTCCACAGTGGATGATTCCAAAGATGACTATGGCCTCTTTGAAGTTGAATGTATATCTCCAATTCAGGGCAGTAATTTTAAAGACTCTATCACACATGACTTTAGTGACAGCAGTCTATGTATTAATAATGAGAATACATATCCCGAACTTCTGGGCTTTTCTGTTGGTGGAACAAGCTGTAGAACAGATGAGGACATATTTGTGACTCCAATCAGTAATCTTGTACCAAGTGTTAAATTTAATGCAAGCCGAAGATTTTCTCCTTCAGCTGGAGTGAGACGCAATATTTCGACCCCTGAAGACAGCGGTTTCAACTCACTTTGCTTGGATAAATCAGAAGATTCCCTATCTGAGCAAGAGGGCTCTTTCCAAGAACTATTTCAGAAACATAAGGGAACTCTCAAAGTCAGGGACACCATAAAAAAGTCAAGGCGTCTTGGAAGATTGAGAAGACTGTCCACCCTTCGGGAACAAGGCTCACAATCTGAGACAGAAGAAGAAAACCAGACCTACCTCTCTAGCTCTGAATCAACACCAGCAACCGCTTCAGACATTTCAGAGAGCCAGCTGAGCAGTGACAATAAGTGTGAGGATTTAAGCTTTAAGAATTTATCGAAGACCCCAGCCTTGCAATTAGTGCATGAGCTTTTtatgaaaagcaaaaggaaaagattcCAGCAAAACGGTGCACATGAATTGTTAGAAGAAAGGGACGGGGGGAAAATAGCTATACTACAGCGTGTACTTGCAGGACTGATTGGCAAGAAAATGGGTATAGAAAAACTGGACATCTTAACagaattaaaatacagaaatctaAAGCATGTTCTTGCTATGGTTTTAGATTCCTTGACTGCAGAAAGCCTATgtag TGTTTGGAAAGTGAGCAGAAATTGGCGTGAAATTATTGTTCAAGATAAAAAAGCAAATCGGAGGAGGAAATTACATATCACACAACTGAAAACAGATTCTGAG GGGGCTATATTAAATGTTGAGGATGCCGCCACTCGGCTCCATCTCTTAAATCGATCAGCTTTAAGGTCTGTGCAAGCACAGGCTAGGACACCAGGTTTTCAGAAAGAACAAGCTTCAACATTTTCTCCTTGGGGAGAAGTTTTGACACCTATAGCAAACTCTTCTGTTACTCACTTAAGTAGTAAACAGGAAGAATATGTCAAG GTTGCCAAAACACTTTTTATTGATGAAGCGTTAAAACCTTGCCCAAGGTGCCAGTCCCCTGCTAAGTACCAGCCTTATAAGAAAAGGGGGCTATGTAGCCGCACAGCCTGTGGCTTTGACTTTTGTGTGCTATGTTTGTGTGCTTATCATGGGTCTGAAGAATGTAGTAGAGGAGCAGCAAagccaagaaatagaaaagatgtTCTTCCAGGAAGTGCCCAGAGTAAGCGGAATTTAAAACGCCTCTAA